A region from the Nostoc sp. HK-01 genome encodes:
- a CDS encoding MltA domain-containing protein, translating to MKYRLETILSLPIIMLSFLVGMQPLGYRELSSPGCRVKKWEIPESLQNTQRVLIQRSPVSCCQDDLSCLDQVLYQPENNQLADKQALITSIDRSLQYLQTSRAIAAYQKYPVTGITRDRIIKSLTRFRQLLLTSQSAKELHQAIEREFVYYQSVGKDEKGTVLFTAYYEPLYQASRSPTVEFRYPVYRLPADFNSWPQPHPTRLELEGADGLQGASGKLRGLELFWFRDRLEPYMIQIQGSAQLQLTDGTKTTIGYAGNTAYNYKSIGRELANDGKLPLQGMTMPIILDYFQQHPPELNIYIPRDPSFVFFQENHGAPAQGSINVPLTPERSIATDKSLMPPGALGLIRAAFPFATSNGEMEHQIVSRYVLDQDTGGAIKGAGRVDYFLGTGKLAGDRAGVTVSNGQLYYLLLKP from the coding sequence ATGAAATATAGATTAGAAACTATCCTCAGTCTACCAATCATTATGTTGAGTTTTCTGGTGGGGATGCAGCCATTGGGATATCGAGAACTGAGTTCACCAGGATGTAGAGTGAAAAAATGGGAGATCCCAGAGTCTTTACAAAATACCCAGCGAGTTCTGATTCAACGATCGCCTGTTAGTTGTTGTCAAGATGATCTCTCATGTCTCGATCAAGTTTTATATCAACCAGAAAACAATCAATTAGCAGATAAACAAGCCCTAATTACTTCTATCGATCGCAGTTTACAATATTTGCAAACATCACGAGCGATCGCAGCTTATCAAAAATATCCAGTCACGGGAATTACCCGCGATCGCATCATCAAAAGCTTAACCAGATTCCGCCAACTCCTCCTCACATCTCAATCTGCTAAAGAATTACATCAAGCCATCGAACGCGAGTTTGTTTATTACCAGTCTGTTGGTAAAGACGAAAAAGGCACAGTTTTATTTACCGCTTATTATGAACCACTGTATCAGGCTAGTCGCTCTCCCACAGTGGAATTTCGCTATCCGGTTTATCGATTACCTGCTGATTTCAACTCCTGGCCGCAGCCTCATCCTACCCGCTTAGAATTAGAAGGTGCTGATGGCTTACAAGGAGCGTCAGGAAAATTGCGCGGATTAGAGTTATTTTGGTTCCGCGATCGCCTGGAACCATATATGATTCAAATTCAAGGTTCGGCGCAGCTACAATTGACCGATGGAACTAAAACAACTATAGGTTACGCAGGTAATACAGCTTATAACTATAAAAGTATTGGCAGAGAACTAGCCAATGATGGCAAATTGCCTTTACAGGGGATGACAATGCCTATTATCCTGGACTATTTTCAACAGCATCCCCCAGAATTAAATATATATATCCCCCGTGATCCCAGTTTTGTGTTTTTTCAAGAAAACCACGGCGCACCAGCCCAAGGTTCGATTAATGTCCCACTCACACCAGAACGCTCAATCGCTACAGATAAGTCTCTCATGCCTCCTGGTGCTTTAGGTTTAATTCGCGCGGCTTTTCCTTTTGCCACGAGTAACGGTGAGATGGAACATCAGATTGTTAGCCGTTATGTGCTTGATCAAGATACAGGTGGAGCCATTAAAGGCGCAGGTAGAGTGGATTATTTTTTGGGTACTGGGAAACTAGCAGGCGATCGCGCTGGCGTTACTGTTAGCAATGGACAATTGTATTACTTGTTACTCAAGCCTTAA
- a CDS encoding polysaccharide deacetylase: protein MQFAPFFPFIYRILQPSFPDCLWCGDRNSKAIALTFDDGPHPQYTRQVLQVLDRYNITASFFWLGACVNRSPEVAKAVCDRGHWIGLHGYDHRSFPLLTANELKESLAKTQAAIYDSCNLLPEQVRDVRPPNGLFTPKTLNLFRQWNYRPVMWSVVPEDWVSPGITTVVQRVNQQVQNGSLIVLHDGVCGGQDVAATIEVLIPQLIQQGYQFVTVDNLWRYSSSQIC from the coding sequence ATGCAGTTTGCTCCCTTTTTCCCTTTTATTTATCGGATTCTTCAACCGAGTTTTCCTGATTGTCTTTGGTGTGGCGATCGCAACTCCAAAGCGATCGCACTGACTTTTGACGATGGCCCCCATCCCCAATACACCCGCCAAGTATTGCAAGTTTTAGACCGCTACAATATTACCGCCAGTTTTTTTTGGTTGGGTGCTTGTGTTAACCGTTCACCAGAGGTTGCTAAAGCCGTGTGCGATCGCGGCCATTGGATTGGATTGCATGGTTACGATCATCGTTCCTTTCCTTTGCTGACCGCTAACGAACTCAAGGAAAGTTTAGCAAAAACCCAAGCGGCTATCTACGATAGTTGTAACCTCCTACCTGAACAAGTACGCGATGTTCGGCCTCCCAACGGTTTATTTACCCCAAAAACTTTAAATTTATTCCGTCAATGGAATTACCGTCCGGTAATGTGGAGTGTTGTACCAGAAGATTGGGTCAGTCCGGGAATTACCACTGTAGTGCAGCGAGTCAACCAACAAGTACAAAATGGTTCACTCATTGTTTTACATGATGGTGTTTGTGGCGGACAAGACGTAGCTGCAACAATAGAAGTCTTGATTCCCCAATTAATACAACAAGGCTACCAGTTTGTCACAGTAGATAATTTATGGAGATATAGCAGTAGTCAGATATGTTAG
- a CDS encoding proton extrusion protein PcxA — protein sequence MNNFVFTQKIYSYLLAAYRWYLLTPQRSLDEAYQAALQIKSIEDEHFNGQKIDADSSIYSSSMMDYFELDLKKQLKIARMRLTEFRASRWFSNESNQKAARKTGIEYPSADIILEKLRFIDEVISKYTVADPEINSAIVTQPQIVKVDEVATQKSPAPLTTPSPNKNIEQKLKPRRKADTTGVLPRSILGTISRLQVELDPNSEQDVVQSFRQAQRRTIISIRFILLLIIVPLLAHQLSKTLIVGPLISHFRQDETANVFINFEMEEEALAELQKFEERLKFENLIGLTPTLNPEAIEDKLKEKAAEIAEEFRGESANAIKNVFADIFSVVAFVWLLLVSKQSISVLKDFFDNLVYGLSDSAKAFIIILFTDVFVGFHSPHGWEVILEGISRHWGLPANRDFIFLFIATFPVILDTIFKYWIFRYLNRISPSAVATYRNMNE from the coding sequence ATGAATAATTTTGTTTTTACCCAAAAAATTTACTCTTACTTACTAGCTGCTTACCGTTGGTACTTATTAACGCCACAGCGTTCTCTTGATGAGGCTTATCAAGCAGCATTACAAATTAAATCCATAGAAGATGAGCATTTCAACGGACAGAAGATAGACGCTGACTCAAGCATCTACAGCAGCAGTATGATGGATTATTTTGAGTTAGATCTAAAAAAACAATTAAAAATTGCCAGGATGCGCTTGACGGAATTTCGAGCCAGCCGTTGGTTTTCTAACGAATCTAATCAAAAAGCAGCCCGAAAAACCGGGATAGAATATCCCAGTGCTGACATCATTTTAGAAAAGTTAAGATTTATTGATGAAGTCATATCAAAATATACTGTAGCTGATCCTGAGATTAATTCTGCAATAGTTACCCAACCACAAATAGTCAAAGTTGATGAGGTCGCTACACAAAAATCACCTGCTCCATTGACGACACCATCACCGAATAAAAATATAGAACAAAAACTAAAACCACGGCGAAAAGCTGATACAACAGGTGTATTGCCGCGCTCAATTTTAGGTACAATTAGTCGTTTACAAGTTGAATTAGACCCTAATTCAGAGCAAGATGTTGTTCAAAGTTTTCGTCAGGCTCAAAGAAGAACCATTATATCGATCAGATTTATATTATTACTAATTATTGTACCTCTTTTAGCACATCAACTATCAAAAACTTTGATTGTCGGGCCATTAATTAGCCATTTTAGACAAGATGAAACAGCAAATGTCTTCATCAATTTTGAAATGGAAGAAGAAGCTCTGGCAGAATTACAAAAATTTGAGGAAAGACTTAAATTTGAAAATTTAATTGGACTGACACCAACGCTGAATCCAGAAGCAATAGAAGACAAACTGAAAGAAAAAGCAGCAGAAATTGCTGAAGAATTTCGAGGCGAAAGTGCTAATGCGATTAAAAATGTTTTTGCAGATATTTTCTCGGTAGTTGCTTTTGTGTGGTTGCTGCTGGTTAGTAAGCAATCTATTTCCGTACTAAAAGATTTTTTTGATAATCTTGTTTATGGCTTGAGTGATAGTGCCAAAGCATTTATTATTATTTTGTTTACCGATGTATTTGTAGGATTCCACTCTCCCCACGGCTGGGAAGTAATTTTAGAAGGGATATCTCGTCATTGGGGTTTACCTGCTAATCGAGATTTTATCTTTTTGTTTATTGCGACATTTCCAGTAATTTTAGATACGATTTTTAAATACTGGATATTCCGTTACCTTAACCGGATTTCGCCTTCGGCTGTGGCGACTTACCGCAATATGAATGAGTAG
- a CDS encoding XRE family transcriptional regulator: MKQKPKPRIALLRERAGLTQLELSRLVGVTESTIQNWESGRTGTDHIERIIRFCKALDCKVEDLIEYVNEPLEEPVAKPSSINEIHQILGTEAAASTINSESEVTQKRQATSS, translated from the coding sequence GTGAAACAAAAGCCAAAACCGAGGATTGCTTTGCTTCGTGAGAGAGCAGGGCTGACCCAGCTTGAATTGTCGCGTCTTGTTGGCGTAACTGAAAGCACTATTCAAAACTGGGAAAGCGGCAGAACTGGGACAGACCACATTGAAAGAATCATTAGGTTCTGCAAGGCCTTAGATTGTAAAGTAGAAGACCTAATAGAATATGTGAATGAACCATTAGAAGAACCTGTAGCTAAACCAAGTTCTATAAACGAAATACATCAGATATTGGGAACTGAAGCAGCAGCTTCAACCATAAATTCTGAAAGTGAAGTTACTCAAAAGCGTCAAGCCACGAGTAGCTAA